Proteins encoded by one window of Arachis ipaensis cultivar K30076 chromosome B04, Araip1.1, whole genome shotgun sequence:
- the LOC110271503 gene encoding uncharacterized protein LOC110271503 has protein sequence MKKNFKSKTKVPKCYECGEVGHIKPNCSKLQKEDKNKKFKKKEKAYISWENEDESDSDDDEVANLCLMASEVYGLKQAPRAWYERLSKFLIEKGFRRGKVDTTLFIMIENKNILLVQVYVDDIIFGSTNESFCKFFSNLMQSEFEMSMMGELNFFLGLQIKQGKEGTFVGQTKYCKELLKRFGMDNAKAMDTPMSTTCYLDKDDQGKNIDVKKYRGMIGSLLYLTASRPDIMFSVCMCARYQTNPKESHLSAVKRIMKYLLGTLNVGLWYPKGSTCDLIGYSDSDFAGCKLDRKSTSGTCHLLGNSLVSWHSKKQVSVALSTAEAEYVAAGSCCAQILWMKQQLMDYGLMLDHIQQV, from the coding sequence ATGAAGAAAAACTTCAAGAGCAAAACAAAGGTACCAAAATGCTATGAGTGTGGAGAAGTTGGACACATTAAACCCAATTGTTCAAAACTTCAAAAGGAGGACAAAAACAAGAAAtttaagaagaaggagaaagcatACATATCATGGGAGAACGAGGATGAATCCGACTCTGATGACGACGAGGTTGCAAATCTTTGCTTAATGGCAAGCGAAGTTTATGGTCTtaaacaagctccaagagcttggtatgaacgTTTGAgcaagtttttaatagaaaaggGTTTTAGAAGAGGGAAGGTTGATACAACTTTATTTATCATGattgaaaacaaaaatatccTTTTGGTACAAGTTTACGTCGATGACATAATATTTGGTTCAACTAACGAATCATTTTGCAAGTTTTTCTCAAACCTCATGCAAAGTGAATTTGAAATGTCCATGATGGGCGAACTCAACTTCTTCCTTGGTCTtcaaatcaaacaaggaaaagaagGAACTTTCGTTGGCCAAACCAAATATTGCAAGGAATTGCTCAAAAGATTTGGAATGGACAATGCTAAGGCAATGGACACACCAATGAGCACTACTTGCTACCTTGACAAAGATGACCAAGGTAAAAACATAGATGTAAAGAAGTATAGAGGCATGATAGGATCATTGCTTTATCTAACGGCAAGTAGGCCAGATATCATGTTTAGTGTATGCATGTGTGCGAGATACCAAACTAATCCTAAGGAATCTCACTTAAGTGCGGTGAAAAGAATTATGAAGTATCTCCTAGGAACATTAAATGTTGGATTGTGGTATCCGAAAGGATCCACTTGTGATTTGATTGGTTATTCCGATTCCGATTTTGCCGGTTGCAAATTGGATAGGAAAAGCACTAGCGGCACTTGTCACCTGCTAGGAAACTCTCTTGTTTCATGGCATAGTAAGAAACAAGTAAGTGTAGCCTTATCTACCGCCGAAGCCGAGTATGTAGCCGCCGGTAGTTGTTGCGCCCAAATTTTATGGATGAAACAACAACTTATGGACTATGGACTCATGCTTGATCACATTCAACAAGTATAG